One window of the Lacerta agilis isolate rLacAgi1 chromosome 17, rLacAgi1.pri, whole genome shotgun sequence genome contains the following:
- the LOC117039135 gene encoding distal membrane-arm assembly complex protein 1-like: MPDTHCSARPPFCFHRDEGQEAERLPGAAIFLPPQESRGMSSSVQGAASSPEQKRSFFWSCFSCRALSGGALIASSFFVCSGPLRIMSHRIPPSMGNIAQMTFAICLLCWGVTVWVNPVGSYKKDE; the protein is encoded by the exons ATGCCGGACACCCATTGCAGTGCACGCCCCCCTTTCTGCTTCCACCGAGACGAGGGACAGGAAGCAGAACGGCTTCCGGGCGCCGCCATCTTCCTCCCCCCGCAGGAAAGCCGAGGCATGTCTTCGAGTGTCCAGGGCGCCGCTTCCTCACCGGAGCAGAAACGCTCCTTTTTCTGGTCCTGCTTCAGCTGCCGCGCCCTGAGCGGGGGGGCATTGATCGCCTCCTCCTTCTTCGTCTGTTCGGGGCCCCTCCGGATTATGAGCCACAGGATCCCTCCCAGCATGGGCAACATCGCCCAGATGACCTTCGCCATCT GTCTCTTGTGTTGGGGTGTTACCGTGTGGGTAAACCCAGTTGGAAGCTACAAGAAAGATGAGTGA